TACGTAAAGTAGGTATTTTCCGAACATTTACCGAATTTTATTAAATCCATTCATTAGCTAGAGAGTTGAAAATGAGAACAATGGTTGATTGGTCGGAACTTCGACCTGAATTATTGGTTTTGATTGTTAGACGTATAAATATGATTGAGGATTACCTAAATTTCCGAATCATTTGCAAATCGTGGCACTCTGTAGCCACCCGGGACAATTTTAATAGTAATCTGCCTAGGGCTCCATGGCTAATGTTAGCTGAGGAAGAGAATGATAGAACATGTAGAAAATTCTTCAGTTTATATAATGGCATGATTTTGAAAAAGAGGATCCCGGGAGCGAGCGAAAAAAGGTGTATGGAGTCGAAGGGATGGCTTATAACAGTTGGAAAAGACGAGGGTGAAGTTAGCTTGTTACATCCCTTCTCCGGTGTTCAAATTGAATTGCCACATCAAAAGACAACTGAACGTTATGAACACAACTACACTCACGTTCCGTGGACCTTTATCCGTAAAGCAGTTTTGTCAGCCAATCCTTCTCATACATATGACTATGCTGTCATGGTCATTGAGGGAAGATTTGAGCTCCTCAGTTTATGGAGACCAGGAGATTTGTTATGGACCAGGATTTTGATGCCGATCCACATTGGACATATTAGTGATGTGGTTTATTTCAATGGCCACTTTTATGCGGTCACTTTTGGCCGTTGGGTCCAAATTTGTGATGTTGTTGGCTCTGAACTCATTAATATTCATACCATAGCACAGCTAGCATCATGGAATGATGGTAGGAATTACATCCTAGAATCACTAGGATCATTATTTGTAGTTGCGCAACAATTTGTTGATTTAAGGCACGCCAATGATGATCGTGAGAGGATTCCACTGAGGCACATCCCAGGTGAAGATGATGAGAAGATTTGCACACACAGAACAAGAAAATTTCTAGTTTTCCAGATCGACTTAGTTAGCTGCAAAGCTACACCAACCAGGGATTTAGGAGACCAAGCTTTTTTCTTGGGTGCTAATGCTTCTCTTTCAATACAAGCTTCTCAATTTCCGGGAATCAAGCCCAATTGTATTTATTTTACAGATAGTTGGTTGGGTGCATACGCCTACTTTGAAAAAGGATGCGGCTTGGACATGGGGGTGTTCAACTTAGCAGATGGCAGTATCCAGCCGCATTATGATGGTGTTTCCGTCAGTCGTGTTTGTCCTCCAATTTGGGTCACACCAAATCCGTGTTGAGTGAgtcatttttctatatttactCTTTTTATTATTCTATATCTTCTTGTTTTACTCCGGAAGTCGATTGGATTTTTTTAAAGAGTATTTACAACATGTCATTTACCTTCAGACTTAGCTGATgaatctttttttgtttttggatAATTGGACAAAGGTACTCCCATTAGTTGTTATACTACCTTGCTTCAAGGTATGTTGTGTTGGAATGCACAAATACTTCACTTAATCAGTATTGTCTTTATTCTCATGTTTCTTATGTTGTGTTGGAATGCACAAATACTTCACTTAATCAGTATTGTCTTTATTCTCATGTTTCTTAGTGGAAACTGTTCACGATCTAATAATATTGGGGTGCAGTCACCAATGCTATTGATATACTAACTGAAAAGAAAGAGGTTGTAAGATTCTTCTATTACTCTGCTTCAATAAACTGGGTTTGAAGTTATTTCTTGAAGGGTTAAAATGAGTTTCACACGGAAACCGCTCTATTCTTGCCAGCTAACCTTTGTTTGAAGTGATGATATCCATACTTGTATAGTGATATGGTTTTAtcattattttgttttcttgtaATTTCTCTGTAATGTTAACTAGTCCTACCTTATTGGACTGGTTAAGTCACAGTAACTAGAAAATAGCAGGCTAGCAAATATTTCTGTTAATGTACTTAGTATAAATCTtgtttattttgttgagtttagAACAAGTACGTGAATAATTCACTCCACTATTTGGTTAACTATTTATTATGTAAAGTTTTTGGCTGTTTGCATGTGTCTTGTCAACAATTTTGCATGTTTAACTCCCCATGAACATGAGAAGTCTGTACACTGGAATTTCTGATCTGAGAGTACATCCATGGAATCTGAaaccttaaagttaaaaaaaaacacTCTTTAGAATAGGATATGAGGAAGATGACCATGCTTGTGAAATGAGATTTGTTGTTGCCCATGGTCAATTATTTAAATGATTATTGGATGAAGGAGATGCAAAAGTAGAACCAAACTTCTCATGGTTGCACTAATTACTGTTTTACTGGTATCTAAATAAATATTGGATGAATGATATCCTCTTTTTCCCTCATCCCTTACTATTTACTCTTTAACTGGTATGTCCCATTTATTCTGGATATAGCTTTCGGCCATTTAAATACCGTCAGATTTCCTCGACAGGCATCCACTGATCCATCAAATCCAGTTAAATCTGCTGATGTTCATAAGATTTTTGCGAATCTTGCCCAGAAGTGCAGGCATATGACTTAAGTTATTTTGGATGTTCAAGAATGTAGCATAATTTGCAGCTACACATCTAGTGTAAGTTAGTTTTGCCGCTCATTACTAAAGCTTGTCGTATTTTAACTGCTCTATGTACAAGGTGGAATTGTTACTGTTGCTCAACTACTATCTAACTTTAGCTTATCGTATTTTATTGTGAGACAATGCAACCATGTTACTTTTAAAGCTCAAAGAACTCCTTTGGGTTATCAAAAGTATCTGTCGGATCAAAATTTTCCGTTTCTCTTATTTCCTCTTTACAATTACAAGGTCCCTGTTCTAGCTTTGTGAAAGGGGTCTTCTTGTAGTAACTTGTATCGCTACGGGCATTGTTTGAAGGTAGAGATAATGAAGGGGGCATAAATGGGGAGCGATATGCAAATTAGTTTGAGATTGAGATAGTTTTTGTTGTTTTACAAATGAATAATGATAAGCATGTGCTTAGCAAACAAGTCATATTTACTAGCATTCTTCATGCAATGAATATAAAGGGGGAAGGAAAAGGTAGAAGAAACTAATGAATTTTTCCTGGTGGAAATATATCAAGATACTACTACAACCAATACATTAATATTTGCAATTGTTTCAACTTCTTGCTGCGTCGCTTTTGTATGTAAATATGTGATTGATGAATAAGGATAAAAAGGCTCTGTATAGCTAACATATTTTTATTGTCAATCATAACTCACGAAAATGGTCATTTACTGAGTTGATGTTGTGCCATCAGAAAATCACAAACTAAGGGGTCATATGGATGTTGGTTAGGAAGTGAAATTATTCATTTATTAAAACTACTATGtttgggagcattttatttgctatGTATAAATATTAGCACGGCAAGTACGGTGTTTGGTTACTTGTTTGCAATcttgcataactaatacatgcataactTATGAGGAACTTTATGTATTATTTATGCACGGTAGAAAATGTAATAACTATTATATGGGTGACTACCTAACTAATCCTCGTATTACAGCAAGGGTGACTCAATATAATTAATGTCCTAAAGCCAAAgcttaataaaatattataaaaaatttaaataatatttaggatttttttttctaaatttaccCTTTGAACTTTTTTAGATGCAGAGCTataaatttattcaaatatttcttttgattgatataaaaataattgatttagAATAATTAAGTTTAAAACGGAATATAAAACTATCACAAACAGCAAAAAGGAGAACAAATGTATGGGAAGCTGGGAAAATCAGAACCAACAAGGTACATATATGTACTGATTAATTAGAGATAGTAACTTAACCTAATTTAATCACTCATTTGAATAACTCAAactaaaatataagaaaatggaaccttttatttatgataattagaaaaattatatattatatataagtaAATACCATTTTAAAGTCTATTTGATatacaaatttataattttactgTGTAGCGACATAGTAATTCATTAAATCTTCTTTCCATATCATTGCTTTTTTATTTCGATATTTCAAGCTGCAATTAATTTCAAGTTTTCAACAAAATCTTTGTTATAACCGctaaaaaattactatacaTTTCACAaagttataatttatatttagagAAGTGCATTATTTCCTTATATAGTCATGACATTAGTAAAagttatcatctttatttagaATCCTCTTGTATGAATTCCTATGTCCTCCATTGTTTATATTTGCTCCTATGATTTAGTGTTGAACTTCAATGAGCTAGAATCAACCTTGTAAGCTTGGTGAATAATTGGTGGGTAGCAATATTTTCTTAGAATTAACTTCTTCTTTGAAGCCATATCTTGATGTTTTGAAACAACATTAAGATAGAAATATTAGTTTCTGAATTGTAACAAACAGCATGTGTGCTTAGTGATCCATCTCTTTTGGTTGTTATACTAAATTAGTGTGATACTGTGATAGTTGTATGGTTATTTTTTGCTCTATGTTACATATCACATTCCCTATTGATTTATCAGATTATAAATGGTTGGTTGGTCGGAGCTTCCGCAGGATTTGTTGAGGTTAACGCTCATTGTCTTGCTACATATACTGATCCAGTCCAGTTCTCATGTGTTTGTACTTCATGGAGATCAGTATAACCAACTATTTCTAGCATTAAGGGAGTTCAGCCATGTTTGCTGCTGCTTCGTGATGATAGTACAAAcgaaaaacatgaaaaacttcTTATTAGCATACATGAAAGAAGAGTAGTTCACTACCTTGAGGTCCCAGAGGTCCTTGGTAAGGAGTTTCGCGGTTCGTCCCACAGATGGTTAGTTTCTACTTTCTATTGAAAAAGACTTCTACAATCTGTTTTACCCAATCACAAGGGTTGAAATCACCCTTCCAGCGAAGTTATAAATTCCCTGATGTGAGAAAGTATTGTGCAAAGAAGCTTGAAACTGAATATGCACTTGAAGCCCATGATGGCCAGACTTTGTTCCTTTCGGCAGGTCTGGTCAATGCCCGTCTTTCATTCAAAGTTGTCCTATCTTCAAGCAAAGTTAACTCTATGGTTGTTGCCATCTATGGTAGTAATTATAATTTGGTCTACTGCAAAGCTGGAGATAAAAAGTGGTTATCCATTTCCAAAACAGTATACCACGATACCATCTGTTATCACTACCAGAAGAAATGCCTTCAATGGCAATTAATTAAATGTTGGTAATTTATTCCTTGTGCTCAACTATTAGCAGCATTTAGACGTTATCTGGGAATAAAGACCTTTTCACTGGCCATTGAAGAGAATAGCCACAAAACGTAGGTACTAAATACAAATTATAGAAAGCTGATTTTACCTTCTCTACACCTTTTTGTTATGTTCCCCTCCCTCTCCTCATTTCCCTCCTTGTTAACCTAAAATCCTATCGCCTGTTTTTCGGATTTTTCAGTGTACCTGCAATGGTTTCATTGGGGATTTCGGATTTGTGGTGGATTTTAGATATTCTGGATGGGAACGATGCGGAAGAGGAAGGTGAGCTTGTTTGATGTGGTGGATGAATTGTCGGCATTGATGAAGAAAGCCCATGGATGCTTAAATGGTGGAAACAACATGACGCCTTCGATCAACAAGTGGTAAAAAAAGCCTTCTCACAGAGATTCTATGAATTTTGGAGAAGAGAAAGACTCTTCCGGTATGGCATCAAAAAGAGGAGTTCTCATGCTGATGATATCCAATTATTGGCGGTGGCCTCTCAGTCACCGGCTGTTGTCACCAGGTAATCTGAATCATCTCTCCCTCACTCTTTCTCTATCTCTTCTCCCTTAGTCTTGATTTTTCTCTATTGTTGATGGCTCTCTTTCTGTCTTAGCTCTCAACCTTGCCTCTCGTCAGTTTCGATTGTCGTTGGCCTAGAAACCCAAGGCCTAGGTTTGTTtgtctttttctcctttttcttttttttttcttttctgttttcgtttttcattgattttctatttttaataaatacttTGTGCATagggaggccgaagaagtattgcgaagaggtgattagacatgatatgtcacagttgcagctcaccgaggacatgaccttagataggaggctatggaggactcagactaagatagtgggctaggtggcttatcttttctccatagtagtcgtagttgtctcatttgtttattaacatttGATTCCTGCATttgattactgcttatatttgttggtccggtttactttgggtatcctatttatctatagtagttaatgctcctttctttccggtctttcctaccctgactttctcGCTctcatttatcatatttttatattgttttcgatatgcttggctctactgacctatgtcttgttttccttgtttctcctcccttgttcttctctcttaagccgagggtctttcgaaaacagccgccctacctttcaaggtgggggttaggtctgcgtacactttaccctccccagaccccacatggtgggactatactgggctTGTTGTTGTACTTTGTGCATCTAGTGGTCTGCTTTAGATTATGTTCAATTTCTTTAATGATTCTTATAATACAAGTACCAAACTATGTGTTGTATCTTATGTGGTTGAGACGGAATATTTAGCATTGCCTCAGTGCCTTCGATTAATTTAGTGGAGCGAGGGTTGTAACATATTGCTATTTACTCAGGAAATGACACTGCTTTATTATTCTAATTGAAATTTTGCCATTTTGTTCCCTTCTACAGCATACGTGTTGTTCTTTGGTGGATCTGGCAATAATTATTATGGAGTACCAATTGGAGGACAagaatatgtatatgtgggagGCTACTTGTTATTGCTCATTTGGCAGCAAGTGTTATTTCTCTTGGATTTGAAATATTGTTTGTGTTTTCGTGGCTGCTGATATGGTGAAGTTTGTTAAATTTCAATAGATAACAGGGGATGTAGCTCAAATGGTAGAGCGCTCGCTTTGCATGCGAGAGGCACGGGGTTCGATCCCCCGCATCTCCATTCACTTTCGTTTCAtttctacctccacgaggtaggggtaaggtctgggTACACTCTACTCTCTCCAGATCCTACTCATGgtatttcactgggtatgttattATTAAATTTCAATAGATAATTACTTCCTTTTCTTATATGTTTTTTCTCCTCTCTGACCTTTTTCAGAAAATTGCTGAGATGGCTCACTCACATGGGTCTCTTGTACTGTTAGATAACAGTATTATGTCCCCTGTACCGTTCCATTGTTCGGACCTTGGAACGGGTATCTGCAGATACTTCTTGTTCTGGTAA
The genomic region above belongs to Solanum dulcamara chromosome 5, daSolDulc1.2, whole genome shotgun sequence and contains:
- the LOC129888607 gene encoding F-box protein At2g26160-like, whose amino-acid sequence is MRTMVDWSELRPELLVLIVRRINMIEDYLNFRIICKSWHSVATRDNFNSNLPRAPWLMLAEEENDRTCRKFFSLYNGMILKKRIPGASEKRCMESKGWLITVGKDEGEVSLLHPFSGVQIELPHQKTTERYEHNYTHVPWTFIRKAVLSANPSHTYDYAVMVIEGRFELLSLWRPGDLLWTRILMPIHIGHISDVVYFNGHFYAVTFGRWVQICDVVGSELINIHTIAQLASWNDGRNYILESLGSLFVVAQQFVDLRHANDDRERIPLRHIPGEDDEKICTHRTRKFLVFQIDLVSCKATPTRDLGDQAFFLGANASLSIQASQFPGIKPNCIYFTDSWLGAYAYFEKGCGLDMGVFNLADGSIQPHYDGVSVSRVCPPIWVTPNPC
- the LOC129888608 gene encoding uncharacterized protein LOC129888608 is translated as MLKWWKQHDAFDQQVVKKAFSQRFYEFWRRERLFRYGIKKRSSHADDIQLLAVASQSPAVVTSSQPCLSSVSIVVGLETQGLGRPKKYCEEVIRHDMSQLQLTEDMTLDRRLWRTQTKIVG